TAAAAAAAAGAAGTGAATTTAATTtacaagaagaagagaagactTACAGTAGGAATTTGGaaaaaggcaagaagagaaGAGGAATGAAGAACAAGAGGAAATTGAGATGGATGCCGGCCGTCCATATCGTGAAGGCTAGGATTGAATGAAATAGGGAAGTTGGGCATATTTCTCTGGAATTGAATATGGTCACCTCTTGATTATCATTATTACCATTCATCTTCTCCAACATCCAAAAATTTTGCAGACAAGAATCACTGTTTACTGTTTACCGCTGTTCCGGACACCTGTATCTAACTTTATTAAAACGtgcacattaaaaaaataaaaactagctTTGTCTTTAAAACGTGCGTACAGCTTTATTCATATccgttatttttttattgatttttgtttgttagaaatttgtaagTATTACGAGGCAGATTATGCCTGCAGATTCTGTTGGAATCGCAATAATTCatccaattaaattaatttaaaattttaattaaatttttagattattcagttttaataaaattaattattttaatttaatataattttaataaaatcaaattaaatcaattaattactaatactATATAgtttgaaaatatataaaaattatatttattaaaatattttaattaaattttaaagttaaaaaataaaaaatttattaaaaaatttaattaaatcaatttaatttaaattaatttttttattcaattcgttcagttttataaataaagatggaaagaaaattttatgagaagtaaagaaataaataataaaaataagaaattattttactcTTTATATTgatagtaaaataaataattatagaaatagAAAGATAATTATATTCATCTTTCGTtgattttctcttcaatttagaaagaaaatgactagtaattttaaattattactttttactttttattttattttctcatttatttttcttcaatccaaacaaaataagaaataaaataattttaattttcttttaaatttttcttactcttttattttcctCTCATCCAAACACAATACTAAGAAAAGTATTATCAATAACCCCCTAAAGTTATTACTcatgtaaattatatttatatttgaaaagttTATAAATAGAGATTCCACGCAAAACTTATGGATACATATTTCAATATAAACTCTCTCATTTCtctatatttatctttttttcttatatttatctcatttttattctcgtttaatttataacaaaaaaaattcaataatacaatttattatatattatcaatGTTTCTATAAATATAGAAGGAATGAAAATAGTTTTCAAAGTATTTATAGAAACAATGAATTCAGTTTTTCaaactataattaataattaattaatattgtgTTTTTAGTCTTGAAAAATCTCTATCCAATCAAAAAGCTTTAACatatataaagataaaaataaagattatactatattaattttcatcagttaaattatttaaataatgcaaataaactaaatatattaaaaaaaattaaaagtttaatagctaaaatatattattactcCATTATCATCTAACtttttcaaaaacaaaaaattgcacatcttatttaataatttaatataataataatttaatttatttaattaaaattttgaattgctATCCACGTTAACAACAATGCCtaatattttagtaatttttttttaaaaattgtctTTAGGTAGGTGTCACCATCCACGTGAAAAACAATgccataattattttaataatttttaaaaaattgtcttTAGGTATATgacaagttttaaaattttaattaatttaaataataaaaattatcttaTGCTTTAAGATCGAAATATAATTATTCAACATTAATTTCAAAGAACAAGACGACACTCTATCAACAAGTTCGGTAATTTTGTGCAAAAAcccatagataaaaaaaaaaaacatgttttttTCATTCACTCATTAAGCTACTTCTTACTTTCTCCTTTgcatttgaataatttttttttaatcacatATGTATTAATCTTTTAGAAAATACGGATTGTTTTCCTATTCTGAACTAATTCTCAATAGAACCATGACCCTTATCTGAAAACTTCTTGATCGAATTGGAATAACCATAATACTGATAGCACCACAGAGGGAATTCTCACGGTACTGAACACCATGAGAATGGAACTTTCTGGTTCCTTTTTGTCTGATTAAACCTTGATAACGTTGTAACATATAGATGCAAAATCATCAATCGCAGGGTCATTTCGAAATGTTCATATTGTGAGCAACAACTTGTCGACTATTGCTCAATTTATAAGAATCCCCTTCAGATAATCTAAAACTTAAGGTGACTTTTTGTCGAGATTTAACATTAATGACTCTTTGCTCAATTACAGCACCAACCCCACGAGGAATGACTGGCTAATTCTTAGCTTCCAGTACATCTGAACAATAATACTTTGGCCCCAATATCATCAATGGCTGATTATGTTTTTCCTAGCAAAAAGAATAGAAGATGATCCCACAAAATAAAAGCTGCTGCTCATTTGCAAAACTTTGCTGATCATAGTTGAGACGACCAGCATCAAGGGGTGCCTAATTAGTTTCAACTTCCAGTTAATTCATCAGCAGGCATTTTCGACTCTGACATCACTAACAACCAAAATTTTCATGCCACAAATGATGCTTTATCACCTGCTCTATATTTCATTTCCCTTCTTAAATAATGaatacaacatatcatatgcAAGTATCACATGATTTCAAGTTTAAGATCTGGATAGCCAACCCGTGATTTATGCCTCTCGAAGAGATCTTTAAGTGCTGTAATGAACTGATTTTGTACTTCCACCACCTGCAAAAACAGTCAAATAGAAATGAAATACAGTAAGTGTTGAACATATGAAAGAGATTTTGGGTTTAAATTCTCATGAGTTTCCTTTAGCTTTTCGATATAGAACTAATTGTTTTTGCACAGCCCTATAATGCACTTTAGACAAAGCAAGGAGGGTTATATATGCATGTACAGCAGGAAGTCTAATTAACTATGTTACAAGCAAGGAATTCCACAACTTCAGTTATAACCAAAAAGTACACAATACATGCACTCTTACTGGACAAGTTCAATGTGGATGATCCTAGCTAATACAGAACCCACACAATGAAGCGGTAAGCATACCTCTTCCATGGTAGGCTGCGGATTTTTCCTCACCTCAATTGGTTTACCCACCACAACATGAATTGGATGTTGATAGGGAAATGGAGATCTGGAAAGGAACAAATATTACAAAGTATAAACGAAGTATTAAGCAGATTCTTACACCAAAAAACAACCTTTTTAATTCCAACTAGGCCTCTACAACAATCCAATATGAATGCtaaaaaaaagaattacataattttgaactctttgggcaaaattttaaataattcttttaataGGACCTCCTAATTCGAACAGGGAAAGGAGGAGCTAATTAAGGGAATGGGACAGATTGCCAATTTCAAATCACAAGGTAATCAAACCAAAAGTAGGCCTAACTACAGTGTCTTACAAAATTTCTCCATATTAATATTTACCCAAGAATTCCCCAGAAGATAATCGGGGCAAACTTAATTGTTCTTGCAATTTTTATGAATAACTTCCCTTCAGGTTTCCACCAGTTGAACACATGTGActgcagcaagaataagaaaacaGTTAATATTTACTAATTTGAGTGATCCAAAATGTATAATGGCAAAAAGGATGTAAATTTATGTAATAATAGTTCCAATAATGAAATAGTAATATCGTATACATCGAGCTTGATGGAAAAGCCAACAAATTTATCCATTAAATTGCAACATTTTTGTCGCCATTATGCATTCAATGATGAAGTATAAGAAACTCCAATTGGTACCAATTTTACGAAAAATAAACCATAAGCAAAACACATTGCATTACAATTAGGAAAGAAAACCTGTTACACATGTTACCTAcacacaagaaaaagaaaaggaaaagggatTAGCCAATACTTGACCAAAGCAGAAAACTGGAACCAATGGTTTGCCAGTCTCCATAGCAATTCGGATAAATCCTCTTCTGCTTTTAAGAAAAGCAATCTGCAAAATGAACACGCAGGATAAACAACCAAGCTGCTTAACTGATTATGGTTAGCAATAGCATATGATACCAGACCATTTCAGTTCTTGGGCTTAATAAATTCTTATACCAGGGATATATAATGTTAGCTGTCCTTTACCATGTAAATAGGGATGAAACTTGAAAAGGagaatggaggaagaagggaatCTAGGTGGTTATATTGGAGGAAAAccaaacaaaaagaaaagagtaaTTAAATGAACTTATCACCAAAATTCCATGGAAAAAATGTCACGACTCACTGTTAAGCTTCCCCCACCAATTAATATCGGAAGAAAGAGAAGCCAAATGAGAAAAACTTTAGCACCTTCTTTGATTTAACAAGTCTTCTTTTCATGCTTTGGGTGTTATGTTTGGCCAATTAAAGTAAAGGGAGCAGCAGTCAGAAATCCAGAACGGAAATACTTATTATCTGAGTTTCATTCCATTCTTGCTCTCTTTTTCCTGCAACCAAACAGATTCTAGAAATACTTGCAACTTTCAAAATTCAACAACCCAAAGCAGGAATCTAACTAATAATAACATAGCAGCACTTGCATGGTTATGCAGATAATTAGGACACCAACAAAACATCACATACACCAGTGTAGGTCAGCGGGATCAGGCAGAAATAATCCCAAAATTTGCAAAGCCAAGTGAATACAACAAGAAGAAAAGTAAATTAtagaggaaaaaagaaaaaggtaaaGTGCATCTGGAAAAAAGTTAAGAGACCTCAGTGCCATGCTTCATATAACATGTCTCTTGGACTCCACCAGGCACCAAGACACAACTATAACCAGCTTTCAAGAGGGATGTAAAATTCTGCTTAGTTGCAGGGGTAAGACCACACCATGTCCATATGTGCCTTATAAATGGAGTGATGAACACCTAATCATTGAGAAAGGTCGATTAAGGCCTAATTAAATATACAAGGGCAAGGCCACAGGAACTGAGGATTAGAGAGTCTTACGGCGCTACTTGCAAGGATCTTTATTTTAGGAAGAGGCATTAAACCCACAGATTCTGAAAGTATACCCATACCAATAGGAAAAACTGAATGTGGCTCATAACCAAACACTGCAGgtgaaaagaaataaataacagATGTCATCAGCATAAATGCATATTTAGAACTTATAGCTCTATAGCAAACAATAGCATCAATTGCCTGGCCTGTATGATgagaaaggttttttttttttcaaataaaaaaaaaaccagcAGAAAGATCTAAGCCCGAGGTAAAAGAAGCTAAACAATGAAAGCAGTTTTACAGCTTATACAATCCTATTAAGTACAAAAAGGAGGGAAAAACGTCTACCCTTTTGAGATAAAGCGAGGACTAGATATAGAGCAGTCGAGGAAGTTTCAGAATTTAATTCAAGTAAAATGGTAATATACAAGGAAAAGCTAAAGTGAGAAATGCAGAGAAACCAACCATAAGCACGATCAGCATGAAAGGCATTGATGTCTTCAACATGAAGAAAGACGGGAAAATGACTGGAAACATGCTTAGCTAAATACCTgagtttagaaaaaaaaaaaaaaaaagaatgattaATTTGTAGCAAGTAAAAGTTTAACAAAGATGAGCAAAATTAGGTACCTGGCCAAGCGTCGGCCCAAGTTGCTGTTTTCGTTGACCGGAATGAACATCAATACCAATTGCAACCCAAAAAAGCTGAAAAAGATGATTTGTCGTTAATtggatttgttaaaaaaaactgaatttactttagaagaagaagagacTTACAGTAGGAATTTGGAGAAAGGCAAGAAGAGAAGCGGGATGAAGAATAAGAGGAAATTGAAATGGATGCCGCCCATCCATAGCCCTAAGGCTACGATTGAATGAAATAGGGAACTTGGGTTTATTTCTCTGGAATTGAATATGGTCACCtcttgattattattattaccatTCATCTCCTTCTCCACCATCcctatttctctctctctctctctctctctaacagAAATTTGCAGTCAGACCACAATAACCTTTCGGTGTTGACCGCTCTTCCAGACCCTGCCCCCTATTTAACTCCTAAGTAGTTTTTTTATTCAccagtatttttctttttt
The Manihot esculenta cultivar AM560-2 chromosome 1, M.esculenta_v8, whole genome shotgun sequence genome window above contains:
- the LOC110611102 gene encoding diacylglycerol O-acyltransferase 2 isoform X2; its protein translation is MVEKEMNGNNNNQEVTIFNSREINPSSLFHSIVALGLWMGGIHFNFLLFFIPLLFLPFSKFLLFFGLQLVLMFIPVNENSNLGRRLARYLAKHVSSHFPVFLHVEDINAFHADRAYVFGYEPHSVFPIGMGILSESVGLMPLPKIKILASSAVFITPFIRHIWTWCGLTPATKQNFTSLLKAGYSCVLVPGGVQETCYMKHGTESHVFNWWKPEGKLFIKIARTIKFAPIIFWGILGSPFPYQHPIHVVVGKPIEVRKNPQPTMEEVVEVQNQFITALKDLFERHKSRVGYPDLKLEIM
- the LOC110611102 gene encoding diacylglycerol O-acyltransferase 2 isoform X1, which translates into the protein MVEKEMNGNNNNQEVTIFNSREINPSSLFHSIVALGLWMGGIHFNFLLFFIPLLFLPFSKFLLFFGLQLVLMFIPVNENSNLGRRLARYLAKHVSSHFPVFLHVEDINAFHADRAYVFGYEPHSVFPIGMGILSESVGLMPLPKIKILASSAVFITPFIRHIWTWCGLTPATKQNFTSLLKAGYSCVLVPGGVQETCYMKHGTEIAFLKSRRGFIRIAMETGKPLVPVFCFGQSHVFNWWKPEGKLFIKIARTIKFAPIIFWGILGSPFPYQHPIHVVVGKPIEVRKNPQPTMEEVVEVQNQFITALKDLFERHKSRVGYPDLKLEIM